A genome region from Sphingomonas sp. BGYR3 includes the following:
- a CDS encoding SMP-30/gluconolactonase/LRE family protein: protein MTLTRRHLIAGIAALAPVACVARPLRAQDTRIGAINRMDPGLDAVIDPDAPIEVLGTGYGWAEGPVWVPDGGYLLFTDVPGNRIWRWTPGAGAPVPFLDPSGPSPIPAGVREAGANGLALDRQGRLLMAGSGTRAIERLDLKTRIRTILANRFDGKRFNSCNDLIEGRDGSIYFTDPPYGLADGDQSPLKEQAANGVYQLAPDGTVSRIDATVKRPNGIALSPDQRTLYVTQSDPDVPELYAYSRQVDGSFGERRVLGNFRAGVAAGKPGLPDGMKVAATGHLFMTGPGGVLVFTPDGRHLGTIGTGKAIANCALAPNGWLYLTSSDMVARVRTRVRPAS from the coding sequence ATGACATTGACCAGACGCCATCTGATCGCCGGGATCGCCGCACTGGCGCCAGTCGCTTGCGTCGCCAGGCCGCTGAGGGCGCAAGATACCCGCATCGGCGCCATCAACCGGATGGATCCCGGACTGGACGCGGTGATTGACCCGGATGCGCCGATCGAGGTGCTGGGCACTGGCTATGGCTGGGCAGAAGGGCCGGTCTGGGTGCCGGACGGCGGCTATCTGCTGTTCACCGACGTGCCGGGCAACCGCATCTGGCGCTGGACACCGGGAGCGGGCGCGCCGGTGCCGTTCCTTGACCCGTCCGGGCCGTCGCCCATCCCCGCCGGTGTGCGTGAGGCCGGTGCGAACGGGCTGGCACTGGATCGTCAGGGGCGGCTGCTGATGGCGGGCAGCGGGACGCGCGCGATCGAGCGGCTGGACCTGAAAACGCGGATCCGCACCATCCTGGCCAACCGGTTCGACGGCAAGCGGTTCAACAGCTGCAACGACCTGATCGAGGGGCGCGATGGCAGCATCTATTTCACGGATCCGCCCTATGGCCTGGCCGACGGCGATCAGTCGCCGTTGAAGGAACAGGCGGCCAATGGCGTCTATCAGCTTGCACCGGATGGCACCGTCAGCCGGATCGACGCCACGGTGAAGCGGCCAAATGGAATCGCGCTGTCACCGGATCAGCGCACGCTGTACGTCACCCAATCCGATCCTGATGTGCCCGAGCTTTACGCCTATTCGCGGCAGGTCGATGGCAGCTTTGGCGAGCGGCGGGTGCTGGGCAATTTCCGGGCAGGCGTCGCCGCCGGCAAGCCCGGACTGCCCGACGGGATGAAGGTGGCGGCCACGGGTCACCTGTTCATGACCGGGCCGGGCGGCGTGCTCGTCTTTACCCCGGACGGCCGGCATCTCGGCACGATCGGGACGGGCAAGGCGATCGCCAATTGCGCGCTGGCGCCGAACGGCTGGCTCTACCTTACCTCAAGCGACATGGTCGCGCGGGTCAGGACCCGGGTGCGCCCCGCATCCTGA
- a CDS encoding cellulase N-terminal Ig-like domain-containing protein, producing the protein MRIKLALAIAAGTTLTAMTIPVLGQDAAMSDGFVLSEKGYLTRPGVDVIVFDDIYPDGHQTGVTIIQQGRRVAANGDVRLDAMPGQWSPMPKGGERSVDAASRSITQRLSFPDPSKNGRGFNPIFYPPVDLSYSVTVTPAGANRFRIRVDLDRPVPSEWRGRAGFNLELFPTELFGKAWLMDRVGGIFPRQPNGPIIRSKGSTVPVPRNAEANGPVQDPNGQALGAPLARGRKLVVAPETPGQRIIIESADGIELIDGRSAHNNGWYIVRGVLPAGRTAHALEWTVTVDSEPGWTYRPVIQVSQVGYAPAQSKRALFELDARSTDVGEAVLYRLTEAGEQAVLRDSPREWGSFLRYRYRAFDFSSVKTPGMYRIGYGDQRSQPFRIADDVFSRDVWQPTLETFLPVQMCHMRVSQKYRVWHGHDHLDDARMAPVSLNHFDGYVQGPQTLTRFRPGDPVPGLNAGGWHDAGDYDLRVESQIGTVWLLAKMVEEFDLDYDATRIDPQAKTVEIHDPDGRNDAIQQIEHGLASVLGGYRSLGRLYRGIITPSLRRYVMLGDAGSHSDNEPMKPVDGLGVDANGGPVTADDRWVFTEDNPERELYVAAGLAGAARALRRENPVLAAEALAAARAITDAAIDRGGDSPNRIFALAELALATGEQRYVDRIAALVDLALKDVSKTGWMLAGLRGRLPRPFRDRLDRAVLEYQAGVQRDARTDSPYGIPYKPQIWGAGWDIQRRGVEQWLFARGWPEAVDPDSWLNALNFVLGVHPGENTASFVSGVGSHSATVAYGVNRADWSYIPGGVISGTNLIRPDLPELKTWPYFWQQTEYVMGGGETNFMFLALAADRHFAGRKR; encoded by the coding sequence ATGCGCATCAAACTCGCCTTGGCGATTGCGGCTGGCACCACGCTGACAGCGATGACAATACCGGTTCTGGGGCAGGATGCTGCGATGTCGGACGGCTTTGTCCTGTCCGAGAAAGGCTATCTGACGCGGCCCGGCGTTGACGTGATCGTATTCGACGACATTTATCCTGATGGCCATCAGACCGGCGTCACCATCATCCAGCAGGGCAGGCGGGTCGCCGCAAATGGCGATGTTCGGCTGGATGCTATGCCCGGGCAATGGTCGCCCATGCCAAAGGGCGGGGAGCGCAGCGTCGATGCAGCATCGCGCAGCATCACCCAGCGCCTGTCCTTCCCCGATCCATCGAAAAACGGGCGTGGGTTCAATCCGATCTTCTATCCGCCGGTTGATCTTTCCTATTCGGTCACGGTGACCCCGGCGGGCGCCAACCGGTTTCGGATCCGCGTCGACCTGGATCGCCCGGTGCCATCGGAATGGCGCGGCCGGGCCGGGTTCAACCTGGAGCTTTTCCCAACCGAACTGTTCGGCAAGGCATGGCTGATGGACAGGGTTGGTGGCATTTTCCCCCGCCAGCCGAACGGCCCGATCATCCGCAGCAAGGGCAGCACTGTTCCGGTGCCGCGCAACGCAGAGGCGAACGGGCCGGTTCAGGATCCCAATGGCCAGGCGCTGGGTGCGCCATTGGCCAGGGGCCGCAAGCTGGTCGTCGCACCGGAAACGCCGGGTCAGCGGATCATCATCGAAAGCGCCGACGGGATCGAGCTGATCGACGGGCGCAGCGCGCACAATAATGGCTGGTACATCGTGCGCGGGGTTCTGCCCGCGGGGCGTACCGCGCACGCACTCGAATGGACGGTAACGGTCGATAGCGAGCCCGGATGGACCTATCGCCCGGTGATTCAGGTGTCGCAGGTCGGCTATGCGCCTGCCCAGTCGAAGCGGGCCTTGTTCGAACTGGATGCGCGCAGCACAGACGTTGGTGAAGCGGTGCTGTATCGTCTCACCGAAGCCGGCGAACAGGCGGTGCTGCGCGATTCGCCCCGCGAATGGGGCAGCTTTCTGCGCTATCGCTATCGTGCCTTCGACTTCAGTTCAGTGAAGACGCCGGGCATGTACCGCATCGGCTATGGCGACCAGCGGTCCCAGCCGTTCCGCATTGCTGATGACGTCTTTTCCCGCGACGTGTGGCAGCCGACGCTGGAAACCTTCCTGCCGGTGCAGATGTGCCACATGCGGGTCAGTCAGAAATACCGGGTGTGGCATGGGCACGACCATCTGGACGACGCCAGGATGGCACCCGTCAGCCTCAATCATTTCGACGGTTATGTGCAGGGGCCGCAAACGCTGACCCGGTTTCGGCCTGGCGATCCGGTGCCCGGCCTGAACGCCGGGGGCTGGCACGATGCGGGGGATTACGACCTGCGGGTTGAATCGCAGATCGGCACGGTCTGGCTGCTCGCGAAGATGGTCGAGGAATTCGACCTGGATTACGATGCGACCCGCATCGATCCGCAGGCAAAGACGGTTGAGATCCATGATCCGGACGGCCGGAACGATGCCATCCAGCAGATCGAACATGGCTTGGCCAGCGTCCTTGGCGGCTATCGTTCGCTGGGGCGGCTCTATCGCGGCATCATCACGCCCAGCCTGCGTCGCTATGTGATGCTTGGCGATGCCGGCAGCCACAGCGACAATGAGCCAATGAAGCCGGTGGACGGGCTGGGCGTCGATGCGAATGGCGGCCCCGTCACCGCGGACGATCGGTGGGTGTTTACCGAGGACAATCCCGAGCGCGAGCTTTATGTCGCGGCCGGCCTTGCCGGTGCTGCCCGGGCGCTGCGCAGGGAAAACCCCGTTCTGGCGGCAGAGGCGCTGGCGGCGGCGCGTGCCATCACCGATGCGGCGATCGATCGGGGCGGGGACAGCCCGAACCGCATTTTCGCGCTTGCCGAACTCGCGCTCGCGACGGGCGAACAACGCTATGTCGACCGGATTGCTGCACTGGTCGACCTTGCGTTGAAGGACGTATCGAAAACGGGATGGATGTTGGCCGGACTGCGCGGCCGCCTGCCGCGCCCGTTCCGGGACCGGCTGGACCGCGCGGTGCTGGAGTATCAGGCGGGCGTGCAGCGCGATGCCCGTACCGACAGCCCCTATGGTATCCCCTACAAGCCTCAGATCTGGGGTGCGGGATGGGACATTCAGCGGCGCGGTGTCGAGCAATGGCTGTTCGCCAGGGGATGGCCAGAGGCAGTAGATCCCGACAGCTGGCTGAATGCGCTCAATTTCGTGCTGGGCGTGCATCCGGGGGAAAACACCGCCAGTTTCGTATCGGGAGTCGGCAGCCATTCGGCAACCGTTGCCTATGGGGTCAACCGGGCGGATTGGAGTTACATCCCCGGCGGCGTGATTTCCGGCACAAACCTGATCCGGCCCGATCTGCCAGAGCTGAAGACTTGGCCCTATTTCTGGCAACAGACCGAATATGTCATGGGCGGCGGCGAAACCAATTTCATGTTTCTGGCCCTTGCCGCAGACCGGCATTTCGCTGGTCGCAAGCGATAG
- a CDS encoding TonB-dependent receptor — protein MLRGSASLVAICAMAAAAPAFAQDAAAESDAAAAQDAPSGDDVITVTGIRASLANAQSIKRGSDTVVDAITAQDIGALPDRSVTEALQRIPGVSINRFAGSNDPDHFSVEGSGVVIRGLSYVRSEFNGRDTFSTGVGGQSINFADVPAELLGSVVVAKNLTAEMIEGGLSGVVDLRTRLPFDRRGLHGGFNLEANYGDLAKQASPTMSALLSNTWDTGAGTFGLLANVSYSQLLSRSDGIQVANFQTRDYQLAVEANSSDSSVQRCANPLPGNSDTQTLPGNNALCGTPQTAGADGLADWASLLYAPLGGQFRTQDYDRRRKGVALAGQWESLDRRAMLTAQFLRTEATQRWGEYTAAAAPDLSDFNTYPYGCRPNGNGANVVNQGLPTGGSTTRAECPLTGSLPFRNFEYDENGVFERGYITLPGSGWRSQDSGGTWRTPTGGMQQEYSRREVDEKNIVADYGLNFKFTPNDRWSFQADAQFVQARRDQIDFSLFGGGFADQELDISGKIPVVVNHKPLWLSADWAGATSPNGSPCPTPGTCSPNARINGQNDQQYFTDPGNYFFRAAMDHFEKSQGEEAAFRGDIQYNFDEDSFLKRLKVGGRYADRDQTVRYSNYNWGTLSETWGGNGPQWMDDPRFRNNVSFFSFDNFFRGATPGPIGGFYYNGDLIENYDQAVRFARQVSDAGGIGGSWRPAAQRANADPLTGFRPDEIQQVSERNINAYAMLSFDSDRGNGGLAVSGNIGVRFVDTEVRSVGAFTFPTRQEVGVADDFATRCRDVTLPSPPAPPNTTRPAGGICVLGQAAYDQVRLFADGRSDPNTAVNKYRYFLPSLNLKVQLTDNLIARFAGSRALARPEMNQIRNFFTFGSNQNDPSRLQGNAGNPFLKPAISDQFDVTLEWYFARVGSLTVNGFYKDIKGFFYQNVIPIQLTNNGVTLTANVRQPDNFDGSGKVKGFEVAYQQTFDFLPGFLSGLGFSGSYTFIDSEGLPANRPVFGPATNLDPGPLPLEQLSRHNVNASVFYEKGPVSLRAAYNWRSRFLLTAADVIHPFYPIFNDETGQLDASAFFSLSPVIKVGVQGVNLLNETTRTLQQYTGLPNTYVGPRSYFINDRRFAFIVRGSF, from the coding sequence TTGCTGCGCGGAAGTGCATCGCTGGTGGCGATCTGCGCCATGGCTGCTGCGGCCCCCGCATTCGCACAGGATGCTGCGGCCGAATCGGATGCCGCTGCCGCGCAGGACGCGCCGTCCGGCGATGACGTGATCACCGTGACCGGCATTCGTGCCAGCCTTGCCAATGCGCAGTCGATCAAGCGCGGATCCGACACGGTTGTCGACGCCATCACCGCCCAGGACATCGGCGCTCTGCCCGATCGGTCGGTGACCGAAGCGCTGCAGCGCATCCCCGGCGTTTCGATCAACCGCTTTGCCGGTTCGAACGACCCCGACCACTTCTCGGTCGAAGGGTCCGGCGTCGTCATCCGCGGCCTCAGCTATGTTCGGTCCGAATTCAACGGCCGCGATACCTTTTCCACCGGCGTCGGCGGACAGTCGATCAACTTTGCGGACGTGCCTGCCGAACTGCTCGGCTCGGTCGTCGTCGCCAAGAACCTGACCGCCGAAATGATCGAGGGCGGCCTGTCGGGTGTCGTCGATCTGCGCACGCGCCTGCCGTTCGACCGGCGCGGCCTGCACGGCGGCTTCAACCTTGAGGCGAATTACGGCGATCTTGCCAAGCAGGCGTCGCCCACCATGTCCGCGCTGCTGTCGAACACCTGGGACACGGGTGCCGGCACGTTCGGCCTGCTGGCCAATGTCAGCTATTCGCAGCTGCTCAGCCGCTCCGACGGCATTCAGGTCGCGAATTTCCAGACCCGCGACTATCAGCTGGCGGTCGAGGCCAACAGCTCCGACTCCTCGGTGCAGCGTTGCGCAAACCCGCTGCCCGGCAATTCGGATACGCAGACCCTGCCGGGCAACAACGCCCTGTGCGGCACGCCGCAGACGGCGGGCGCTGACGGCCTGGCCGACTGGGCCAGCCTGCTGTACGCGCCGCTGGGCGGGCAGTTCCGGACCCAGGATTATGACCGGCGCCGCAAGGGTGTGGCACTGGCCGGTCAGTGGGAAAGCCTTGATCGCCGGGCGATGCTGACCGCCCAGTTCCTGCGCACCGAAGCCACGCAGCGCTGGGGCGAATATACGGCTGCGGCTGCGCCCGATCTGTCGGATTTCAACACCTATCCCTATGGCTGCCGTCCCAACGGCAACGGCGCCAATGTCGTCAACCAGGGGCTGCCGACCGGTGGTTCGACCACCCGCGCGGAATGTCCGCTGACCGGGTCGCTGCCGTTCCGGAACTTCGAATATGACGAGAATGGCGTGTTCGAGCGCGGCTACATCACGCTGCCCGGGTCGGGCTGGCGCTCGCAGGATTCGGGTGGCACGTGGCGGACGCCGACCGGCGGTATGCAGCAGGAATATTCCCGCCGCGAGGTCGATGAAAAGAATATCGTCGCCGATTATGGCCTGAACTTCAAATTCACCCCGAACGATCGCTGGTCGTTCCAGGCGGATGCGCAATTCGTGCAGGCGCGCCGGGATCAGATCGATTTCAGCCTGTTTGGTGGCGGCTTTGCCGACCAGGAGCTGGACATTTCCGGCAAGATTCCGGTCGTCGTCAATCACAAGCCGCTCTGGCTGTCGGCCGACTGGGCCGGGGCGACAAGTCCCAATGGATCGCCGTGCCCCACGCCCGGTACGTGTTCGCCCAACGCACGCATCAATGGCCAGAACGATCAGCAGTATTTCACTGATCCGGGTAACTACTTCTTCCGCGCTGCGATGGACCATTTCGAAAAGTCGCAGGGTGAGGAAGCGGCGTTCCGCGGCGACATCCAGTATAATTTCGACGAGGATTCGTTCCTGAAGCGGCTGAAGGTCGGTGGTCGCTATGCCGACCGCGATCAGACTGTCCGCTACAGCAATTACAACTGGGGCACCTTGTCCGAAACCTGGGGCGGCAATGGCCCGCAGTGGATGGACGATCCGCGGTTCCGCAACAACGTGTCGTTCTTCTCGTTCGACAACTTCTTCCGCGGGGCGACGCCGGGGCCGATCGGCGGCTTCTACTACAACGGCGATCTGATCGAGAATTATGATCAGGCCGTGCGGTTCGCCCGTCAGGTTTCCGATGCCGGCGGTATCGGTGGCTCCTGGCGTCCTGCGGCTCAGCGCGCCAATGCCGATCCGCTGACGGGTTTCCGCCCGGATGAGATCCAGCAGGTCTCCGAACGCAACATCAACGCCTATGCCATGCTGAGCTTCGACAGCGATCGCGGCAATGGCGGCCTTGCGGTCAGCGGCAATATCGGCGTCCGTTTCGTTGATACCGAAGTCCGTTCGGTCGGTGCCTTCACCTTCCCCACGCGGCAGGAAGTCGGCGTTGCCGATGATTTTGCAACGCGCTGCCGGGACGTGACGCTGCCTTCGCCGCCCGCGCCGCCGAACACCACGCGGCCTGCGGGAGGGATCTGCGTCCTTGGTCAGGCGGCTTATGATCAGGTCCGGCTGTTCGCGGATGGCCGGAGCGATCCGAATACCGCGGTCAACAAGTATCGCTACTTCCTGCCCAGCCTGAACCTGAAGGTTCAGCTGACCGACAACCTGATTGCGCGATTTGCCGGATCGCGGGCGCTTGCCCGTCCGGAGATGAACCAGATCCGCAATTTCTTCACCTTTGGCTCGAACCAGAACGATCCAAGCCGACTGCAGGGCAATGCGGGCAATCCGTTCCTGAAGCCTGCGATTTCCGACCAGTTCGACGTGACGCTGGAATGGTATTTCGCTCGCGTCGGTTCGCTGACGGTCAACGGGTTCTACAAGGATATCAAGGGCTTCTTCTACCAGAACGTCATCCCGATCCAGCTGACCAACAATGGCGTCACCCTGACCGCCAACGTGCGCCAGCCGGACAATTTCGACGGGTCCGGCAAGGTGAAGGGCTTTGAGGTCGCCTATCAGCAGACCTTTGATTTCCTGCCTGGTTTCCTGAGCGGCCTTGGCTTCAGTGGCAGCTACACCTTCATCGACAGCGAAGGCCTGCCGGCAAACCGGCCGGTCTTTGGTCCGGCGACCAACCTGGATCCCGGTCCGCTGCCGCTGGAACAGCTGTCACGGCACAACGTCAATGCGTCGGTGTTCTATGAAAAGGGCCCGGTCTCTCTGCGTGCCGCCTATAACTGGCGCTCGCGGTTCCTGCTGACGGCGGCGGACGTGATCCATCCTTTCTATCCCATCTTCAATGATGAGACGGGACAGCTGGATGCCTCTGCGTTCTTCTCGCTGTCGCCGGTGATCAAGGTGGGTGTGCAGGGTGTGAACCTGCTCAACGAAACCACCCGGACGCTGCAGCAATATACCGGTCTGCCGAACACCTATGTCGGACCGCGTTCCTACTTCATCAACGATCGTCGCTTCGCCTTCATCGTTCGCGGCAGCTTCTGA
- a CDS encoding tryptophan halogenase family protein yields the protein MTKQIERVVIVGGGTAGWMTAAALSRMLARDRTRITLIESDAIGTVGVGEATIPPILTFNQMLGINENEFIAATNGTFKLGIEFVNWARQGDRYFHPFGHYGHPVNGVPFHQLYLRERARRPMPDISAYSMPSMAAAHNRFARPAATAQSIVREMIYAFHFDASLYARFLRDYSERGGVTRIEGRIVGAHRDGESGDIASVQMENGERIAGDLFVDCSGFRGLLIEEALGAGYDDWSHWLPCDRAVAVPSANVGPLTPYTRSIAHSAGWQWRIPLQHRTGNGHVFSTAHISEDEATATLLANLEGEALAEPRTIRFKTGRRRKTWSHNVVAIGLSAGFIEPLESTSIHLIQTGIARLIALFPDTGRNDVERAEYNKVLQDQFEDLRDFIILHYHATERDDSSFWNYMRTMPIPEPLAHKMALFRGRGRTFRDGFELFSPASWVAVMMGQRQMPTGYDPVADGLDDDAVAAMLERYRQEIAGTVGQLPSHETFIARILQHQGMPMDMAS from the coding sequence ATGACGAAGCAGATCGAGCGGGTAGTCATTGTGGGTGGCGGCACGGCCGGCTGGATGACGGCGGCGGCGCTGTCCAGAATGCTGGCGCGGGACCGGACCCGCATCACCCTGATCGAATCCGACGCCATCGGTACGGTTGGTGTGGGAGAGGCGACCATCCCGCCCATCCTGACGTTCAACCAGATGCTTGGCATCAACGAGAACGAGTTCATCGCCGCGACGAACGGCACGTTCAAACTGGGGATCGAATTCGTCAACTGGGCGCGCCAGGGCGACCGCTATTTCCACCCGTTCGGCCATTACGGCCATCCGGTGAACGGCGTTCCCTTTCACCAGCTTTACCTGCGCGAGCGGGCGCGCCGGCCGATGCCCGACATTTCCGCCTATTCGATGCCGTCGATGGCAGCCGCGCACAACCGGTTCGCCCGCCCCGCGGCAACGGCACAGTCCATCGTCCGTGAAATGATCTATGCCTTTCACTTCGATGCCTCGCTCTATGCCCGGTTCCTGCGCGATTATTCGGAACGCGGCGGCGTCACCCGGATCGAAGGCCGGATCGTGGGCGCGCATCGCGATGGCGAAAGCGGCGACATCGCGTCGGTCCAGATGGAGAATGGCGAACGCATCGCGGGTGACTTGTTCGTTGATTGCTCGGGCTTTCGCGGGCTGCTGATCGAAGAGGCGCTGGGTGCGGGCTATGACGATTGGAGCCACTGGCTGCCCTGCGACCGGGCCGTTGCGGTGCCCAGCGCGAATGTGGGGCCGCTGACGCCCTATACCCGATCGATCGCGCATTCGGCGGGATGGCAATGGCGGATTCCGCTGCAGCATCGGACCGGGAACGGCCATGTATTTTCGACTGCGCACATCAGCGAGGATGAGGCAACGGCGACCCTGCTGGCGAACCTGGAGGGCGAAGCACTGGCCGAGCCGCGAACCATCCGGTTCAAGACGGGGCGGCGGCGCAAGACATGGAGCCATAATGTCGTGGCGATCGGCCTGTCCGCCGGGTTCATCGAGCCGCTGGAATCGACCAGCATCCACTTGATCCAGACCGGGATTGCCCGGCTGATCGCCCTGTTCCCCGACACCGGGCGCAACGATGTCGAGCGCGCCGAATATAACAAGGTGCTGCAGGATCAGTTCGAAGATCTGCGCGATTTCATCATCCTGCACTATCACGCCACCGAACGGGACGATTCATCCTTCTGGAATTACATGCGCACCATGCCGATCCCGGAACCCCTGGCGCACAAGATGGCGTTGTTCCGGGGTCGCGGCCGCACGTTCCGGGATGGGTTCGAACTGTTCTCCCCCGCCAGCTGGGTCGCCGTGATGATGGGCCAGCGCCAGATGCCGACCGGCTATGATCCGGTCGCCGATGGGCTGGACGATGATGCGGTTGCCGCCATGCTCGAACGCTATCGGCAGGAGATCGCCGGCACGGTCGGCCAGCTTCCATCTCACGAAACCTTCATCGCCCGCATCCTGCAGCATCAGGGCATGCCGATGGACATGGCATCATGA
- a CDS encoding tryptophan halogenase family protein, with the protein MRPDRIRRVVIVGGGTAGWMTAAAMAQVMGSLPDLTIELVESDAIGTVGVGEATIPQITLFNDLLGLDEIQFMRETNATYKLGIEFVDWRRIGHRYIHPFGTYGIDMMGIEFHHHWLKGRMLGDTSELDDYSMSVVAARNSKFLRPQPEARNSPVSKIAYAFQFDAGLYARFLRRFSEARSVTRTEGRITRVNQHPESGFITAVVLEDGREIAGDLFIDCSGFRSMLLGETLGVGYEDWTRWLPCDRAMAVPCESSGDQQPITRSTARTAGWQWRIPLQHRTGNGYVYSSAHISDDEAAATLLAHLDAPALADPKPIRFTAGHRHRSWEKNVVAMGLAGGFLEPLESTSIHLIQSGIARLMSLFPTQGFHQQEIDRYNRGSVKEYLDIRDFLILHYKATERDDSDFWRYCRTLTPPEGLQEKLAMFRSNGRVFREHEELFTETSWLSVMVGQGIEAGGYHPAADLLPDAETLKRLHHIRAIIADTADRMPTQRDFLIAEGSASGEVLRKAS; encoded by the coding sequence ATGAGGCCGGATCGCATCCGCCGGGTGGTCATCGTCGGCGGCGGCACCGCCGGCTGGATGACCGCCGCCGCCATGGCACAGGTGATGGGCAGCCTCCCCGACCTGACCATCGAACTGGTGGAATCCGACGCGATCGGCACGGTCGGCGTGGGCGAGGCGACGATCCCGCAGATCACGTTGTTCAACGACCTGCTGGGCCTGGACGAAATCCAGTTCATGCGGGAGACGAACGCGACCTACAAACTGGGGATCGAATTCGTCGACTGGCGCCGGATCGGCCATCGTTACATCCACCCGTTCGGCACCTATGGCATCGACATGATGGGGATCGAGTTCCACCATCATTGGCTGAAGGGGCGGATGCTGGGCGACACGTCCGAGCTTGATGACTATTCAATGTCGGTCGTCGCCGCGCGCAATTCCAAGTTTCTGCGGCCACAGCCCGAAGCGCGCAATTCGCCGGTTTCAAAGATCGCCTACGCGTTTCAGTTCGATGCCGGCCTCTACGCCCGCTTCCTGCGCCGCTTTTCCGAAGCGCGCAGCGTGACCCGGACCGAGGGGCGGATCACCCGGGTAAACCAGCATCCGGAATCGGGGTTCATCACCGCAGTCGTGCTGGAGGACGGGCGCGAAATCGCGGGCGACCTGTTCATCGACTGCTCCGGCTTTCGCTCGATGCTGCTGGGTGAGACGCTGGGCGTGGGCTATGAGGACTGGACCCGCTGGCTGCCGTGCGACCGGGCAATGGCCGTGCCGTGCGAAAGCTCCGGCGACCAGCAACCGATCACGCGATCCACGGCACGCACTGCTGGCTGGCAATGGCGCATCCCGCTGCAGCATCGCACCGGCAACGGTTATGTCTATTCCAGCGCCCATATCAGCGATGACGAGGCGGCGGCGACGCTGCTTGCCCATCTCGACGCGCCTGCCCTGGCCGACCCGAAACCGATCCGTTTCACCGCCGGGCATCGCCATCGTTCCTGGGAGAAGAACGTGGTGGCGATGGGCCTTGCCGGCGGTTTCCTGGAACCGCTGGAATCGACCAGCATCCACCTGATCCAGTCTGGGATTGCGCGGCTGATGTCCCTGTTCCCGACACAGGGTTTTCATCAGCAGGAAATTGATCGGTACAATCGCGGATCGGTGAAGGAATATCTGGATATCCGCGATTTCCTGATCCTGCATTACAAGGCGACGGAGCGGGACGATTCCGATTTCTGGCGCTATTGCCGCACGCTGACCCCGCCCGAGGGGTTGCAGGAAAAGCTCGCCATGTTCCGGTCCAACGGCCGGGTGTTCCGCGAGCATGAGGAATTGTTCACCGAAACCAGCTGGCTGTCCGTCATGGTGGGTCAGGGGATCGAGGCTGGCGGCTATCACCCGGCCGCCGACCTGTTGCCGGATGCCGAAACGCTGAAACGGCTCCATCACATTCGCGCGATCATTGCCGACACCGCCGACCGGATGCCCACCCAGCGCGACTTCCTGATTGCCGAGGGGAGCGCATCGGGCGAGGTGCTGCGCAAGGCATCGTGA
- a CDS encoding cupin-like domain-containing protein, producing the protein MTTLPSPTPIRELAGVDRARFISEIQPAGQPVVLRGHAEHWPAVRAARQSDEALAEIFAAHHPQRPVQVLVGAPEIEGRFFYTPDYRGLNFTRGEIGLEAFFERLLNDRALEAPFSIAVQSEILDELMPGFVADHQSPLPPTGTPARAWIGNRIRVSPHYDLMENIGIVVAGRRRFTLFPPDQARNLYLGPIELTPAGTPVSLVDTVAPDLVRFPRYAEAASMAQSAVLEPGDAIYIPFHWWHGVESLERFNLLVNYWWNAGRRDLPNPYGALMHALIALRQLPPDQRAAWRHSFMHLVFDDDVADHLPRAARGVLGDADAEMMQRMRATLRQMLGQL; encoded by the coding sequence GTGACCACCCTGCCCTCGCCCACGCCGATCCGCGAGCTTGCGGGCGTCGATCGCGCCCGGTTCATTTCGGAGATCCAGCCGGCCGGACAGCCCGTCGTCCTGCGCGGCCATGCAGAACACTGGCCGGCGGTCCGCGCGGCCAGGCAATCCGACGAGGCGCTGGCCGAAATCTTCGCCGCGCACCACCCGCAGCGTCCCGTTCAGGTGCTGGTCGGCGCACCGGAAATCGAAGGACGTTTTTTCTACACGCCCGATTATCGCGGCCTCAATTTTACCCGCGGTGAAATCGGCCTTGAGGCATTTTTCGAGCGGCTGTTGAACGATCGGGCGCTGGAAGCCCCCTTTTCCATCGCGGTCCAGTCCGAAATCCTCGACGAATTGATGCCCGGTTTCGTTGCCGACCATCAAAGCCCGCTGCCGCCGACCGGCACCCCGGCGCGCGCGTGGATCGGCAACCGCATCCGCGTGTCGCCGCATTACGACCTGATGGAAAACATCGGCATCGTCGTTGCCGGGCGGCGGCGCTTCACCCTGTTTCCGCCCGATCAGGCCCGCAATCTCTATCTTGGCCCCATCGAGCTTACCCCCGCCGGAACGCCGGTCAGCCTGGTCGATACCGTTGCGCCGGATCTGGTCCGCTTTCCCCGCTATGCAGAGGCGGCATCCATGGCCCAGTCGGCGGTGCTGGAACCGGGCGATGCGATCTATATCCCGTTCCATTGGTGGCATGGGGTCGAATCGCTGGAACGGTTCAACCTGTTGGTCAATTACTGGTGGAATGCCGGGCGGCGGGACCTGCCCAATCCCTATGGCGCGTTGATGCACGCCCTGATCGCGCTGCGCCAGTTGCCGCCGGATCAGCGGGCGGCGTGGCGGCACAGTTTCATGCACCTGGTGTTCGACGATGATGTGGCGGACCATCTGCCCCGCGCCGCCCGCGGCGTGCTGGGCGATGCGGATGCAGAGATGATGCAGCGGATGCGCGCCACGCTGCGCCAGATGCTGGGCCAGCTTTGA